CCGCGACGGGCGGCCGGTTCAGCGGCGCACCTTGCGGTTGGCGCGCAGCCACTCCTTGTTCATCGCGGTGATCGAGGGCAGCGGGATGCCCTTGGGGCAGGCCGTGGCGCATTCACCGGTCAGGGTGCAGCCGCCGAACCCCTCGTCGTCCATGGTGGCGACCATGTCGAGCACCCGGGTCTCCCGCTCGGGCGCGCCCTGGGGAAGAACGTTGAGGTGGTTGATCTTGGCCGAGGTGAAGAGCATCGCCGAGCCGTTCGGGCAGGCGGCCACACAGGCGCCGCAGCCGATGCACTCGGCGTGCTCGAAGGCCGAGTCCGCGTCCGGCTTGGGCACCGGGGTGGCGTGCGCGTCGGGCGCGGTGCCGGTGGGCGCAGAGATGTATCCGCCGGCCTGGATGATCCTGTCGAAGGAGGAGCGGTCGACGACGAGGTCCTTGACGACCGGGAAGGCCGAGGCGCGCCACGGTTCGATGTCGATCGTGTCGCCGTCGTCGAAGGACCGCATGTGGAGCTGGCAGGTGGTGGTCCGCTCCGGGCCGTGGGCGTCGCCGTTGATGACGAGGCTGCACGCGCCGCAGATGCCTTCGCGGCAGTCGTGGTCGAAGGCGACGGGCTCGTCCCCGCCGAGGATGAGTTCCTCGTTGAGGGTGTCGAGCATCTCCAGGAACGACATGTCCTGGGAGATGCCGTCGACTTCGTAGGTGGCCATGGCGCCGGGCGCCTCGGCGTTCTGCTGGCGCCAGACGCGCAGGGTGAGCTTCATGCGTAGCTCCGCTGGGTGGGGTGGACGTACTCGAAGACGAGGTCTTCCTTGTGCAGGACGGGGGCGTCGCCGGTGCCGCTGAACTCCCAGGCCGCGGCGTAGGAGAACTCCTCGTCCCGGCGGGCGGCCTCGCCCTCCGGGGTCTGCGACTCCTCGCGGAAGTGGCCGCCGCAGGATTCGGCGCGGTGCAGCGCGTCGAGGCACATGAGCTCGGCGAGCTCCAGGTAGTCGACGACGCGGTTGGCCTTCTCCAGCGACTGGTTGAACTGCTCTCCGGTGCCGGGCACCTTGATGCGGCGCCAGAACTCCTCGCGGATCTGCGGGATCCGGTCGAGGGCCTTGCGGAGCCCTTCCTCGGTGCGGGCCATCCCGCAGAACTCCCACATGAGCTCACCGATCTCACGGTGGAAGGAGTCCGGGGTGCGGTCCCCGTCGACCGCGAGCAGGAGGTTCAGCCTGTCCTCGGTCTCGGCGACGGCCTCGGCGACGGCCGGGTGGCCGGCGTCGATCTCCTCGGTGTGCGGGTTGCGGGCCAGGTAGTCGTTGATGGTCGACGGCAGGACGAAGTAGCCGTCGGCGAGTCCCTGCATCAGCGCGGAGGCGCCGAGGCGGTTGGCCCCGTGGTCGGAGAAGTTCGCCTCGCCGATGGCGAAGAGGCCCGGGACGGTGGTCTGGAGGTCGTAGTCGACCCACAGGCCGCCCATCGTGTAGTGGACGGCGGGGTAGATCCGCATGGGCGTCTCGTACGGGTCCTCCGCGGTGATGCGGGCGTACATGTCGAAGAGGTTGCCGTACTTCTCCTCGACCTTCTTCCTGCCCATGCGCTCGATGGCCTCCGCGAAGTCGAGGTAGACGCCCTGGCCGCCGGGCCCGACGCCGCGCCCCTCGTCGCAGACGTTCTTCGCCGCGCGGGAGGCGATGTCGCGGGGCACGAGGTTGCCGAAGGCCGGGTAGACGCGCTCCAGGTAGTAGTCCCGCTCGTCCTCGGGGATCCGGTTCGCGGGCCGGTCGTCGCCCTTGGCCTTCGGCACCCAGATGCGTCCGTCGTTGCGCAGCGACTCACTCATCAGCGTCAGCTTCGACTGGTGGTCGCCGGTACGCGGGATGCACGTCGGGTGGATCTGGGTGAAGCAGGGGTTCGCGAACCAGGCGCCGCGGCGGTGGGCGCGCCAGATCGCGGTGGCGTTGGAGTTCATGGCGTTCGTCGACAGGTAGAAGACGTTGCCGTAGCCGCCGCTGGCCAGGACGACCGCGTCGGCGAAGTAGGTGTCGATCTTCCCGGTGACGAGGTCGCGGGCCACGATGCCGCGGGCCTTGCCGTCGACGACGACCAGGTCGAGCATCTCGGTGCGGGAGTGCAGCTCGACGTTGCCCGCGGCGATCTGGCGGGACAGCGCCTGGTAGGCGCCGAGGAGGAGCTGCTGCCCC
The DNA window shown above is from Streptomyces sp. Alt3 and carries:
- a CDS encoding succinate dehydrogenase/fumarate reductase iron-sulfur subunit, translating into MKLTLRVWRQQNAEAPGAMATYEVDGISQDMSFLEMLDTLNEELILGGDEPVAFDHDCREGICGACSLVINGDAHGPERTTTCQLHMRSFDDGDTIDIEPWRASAFPVVKDLVVDRSSFDRIIQAGGYISAPTGTAPDAHATPVPKPDADSAFEHAECIGCGACVAACPNGSAMLFTSAKINHLNVLPQGAPERETRVLDMVATMDDEGFGGCTLTGECATACPKGIPLPSITAMNKEWLRANRKVRR
- a CDS encoding fumarate reductase/succinate dehydrogenase flavoprotein subunit yields the protein MNDYTQYRTGEPVVDAKAPTGPVAERWDTRRFEAKLVNPANRRKHTVIVVGTGLAGGSAGATLAEQGYHVVQFCFQDSPRRAHSVAAQGGINAAKNYRNDGDSVHRLFYDTVKGGDFRARESNVHRLAEISVEIIDQCVAQGVPFAREYGGLLDNRSFGGVQVSRTFYARGQTGQQLLLGAYQALSRQIAAGNVELHSRTEMLDLVVVDGKARGIVARDLVTGKIDTYFADAVVLASGGYGNVFYLSTNAMNSNATAIWRAHRRGAWFANPCFTQIHPTCIPRTGDHQSKLTLMSESLRNDGRIWVPKAKGDDRPANRIPEDERDYYLERVYPAFGNLVPRDIASRAAKNVCDEGRGVGPGGQGVYLDFAEAIERMGRKKVEEKYGNLFDMYARITAEDPYETPMRIYPAVHYTMGGLWVDYDLQTTVPGLFAIGEANFSDHGANRLGASALMQGLADGYFVLPSTINDYLARNPHTEEIDAGHPAVAEAVAETEDRLNLLLAVDGDRTPDSFHREIGELMWEFCGMARTEEGLRKALDRIPQIREEFWRRIKVPGTGEQFNQSLEKANRVVDYLELAELMCLDALHRAESCGGHFREESQTPEGEAARRDEEFSYAAAWEFSGTGDAPVLHKEDLVFEYVHPTQRSYA